A genomic stretch from Etheostoma cragini isolate CJK2018 chromosome 8, CSU_Ecrag_1.0, whole genome shotgun sequence includes:
- the pkp3a gene encoding plakophilin-3a isoform X1: MSRYTTPERRTSTINTASMVMPNTSVTTYGLPSEIHLGNGGTMSDEMARARRVQQQVQMRLAEKSTLPRQNGSAAHYAMSDYGGSSTMKYQTYNPNYSSKSFVYSGSRTMGPRISQRSGFSGHSVGPDLAQMHRISVGGGGGGGGVVGGGGGGFYHEDIRMGNYQGIARQPSRIDPETLSLHAVRQHTAQATPWMVDGSDAGSMISERDATLSRQYAQSVNNGYTSQVRQGGGTMTFTSPMRRSLSGTLSRGGGMAVGEAEVIQQPSFKGPAHRTINRITNRNRMSVGSMSGQQISSGGSTYGGGGDRVDRGFITSGVSSASQGNLMQRQGTMSRAMSVKSMQSVGRGMDIYSGQMEMGASMGNLSGINSLDMATAVQNLRELDHDLQVLGAAYIQHECYNDNDAKNEVRRLKGIGDLVRLFTCDNLEVQRYATGATRNLIYENMDNKVALIEERGIPHLVEALKDPDDELHKNITGILWNLSSKDNLKEKLARETLPELTDKILIPLSGGGESEAVQTPSEADIFYNTTGCLRNMSSTNDKTRQMMRETHGLVDSLVDYIKTSLDDNKAENKGVENSVCVLRNLSYQLYAEMPPSTMMRLEGTTRGQDSGKGDAIGCFTPQSRKAKNSKYQDLSTFTEVARVPKGMEWLWHPQIVGLYNRVLRQCEINSTTREAAAGALQNITAGDRRWASVLSLVALEQERMLPVLLDLLRTNNDLELRSLTGFLRNLSRHSRDKNAMATKVVNNLVNKLPDDGKKKEPSSDVVINICGVLNNLVTSSTLAARDITFFDGLPKLIGIKNSHDNSTGKIKAAKAAATVLSNMFQYKKLHKNYKEKGFTRPDFADLSF; encoded by the exons ACTACGGCGGCTCTTCAACAATGAAATATCAGACCTACAACCCAAACTACAGCTCTAAATCCTTTGTGTACTCGGGCTCCAGAACAATG GGTCCACGCATATCCCAGCGGTCGGGCTTTAGCGGCCATTCTGTTGGCCCAGACCTGGCCCAGATGCACAGGATCAGTGTtggggggggtggtggtggtggaggtgttgtcggtggtggtggtggtggtttttATCATGAAGACATACGCATGGGCAACTACCAAGGAATTGCCAGGCAACCGAGCCGAATAGACCCAGAGACCCTCTCCTTGCATGCAGTGCGGCAGCACACAGCGCAGGCAACTCCCTGGATGGTGGATGGCAGCGATGCTGGCAGCATGATCTCTGAGCGTGACGCCACCCTCAGCCGCCAGTACGCTCAGAGCGTAAACAACGGCTACACCAGCCAGGTGAGGCAAGGAGGAGGAACCATGACCTTTACCTCACCCATGCGCCGATCACTTAGTGGCACACTTTCCCGCGGTGGAGGGATGGCAGTAGGAGAGGCTGAGGTCATCCAGCAACCGTCCTTCAAAGGCCCAGCCCACCGCACCATCAACAGGATTACAAACCGAAACCGGATGAGCGTCGGCTCTATGTCTGGACAGCAGATTTCCTCAGGTGGAAGCACCTATGGTGGAGGCGGGGACAGAGTGGACAGAGGGTTCATCACATCTGGAGTGTCCTCTGCTTCCCAGGGGAACCTTATGCAGCGTCAGGGCACCATGTCCCGTGCCATGTCAGTCAAAAGCATGCAGAGTGTGGGCAGGGGCATGGACATCTACAGCGGGCAGATGGAGATGGGAGCCAGCATGGGCAACCTCAGCGG AATCAATTCCTTGGACATGGCCACAGCAGTGCAAAATCTGAGAGAGCTCGACCATGATCTGCAGGTCCTTGGTGCCGCCTACATTCAACATGAGTGTTACAATGACAACGATGCCAAAAACGAG GTGCGTCGCTTGAAGGGTATTGGTGATCTGGTGAGGCTGTTTACCTGCGATAACCTGGAAGTGCAGCGGTACGCCACTGGCGCCACACGCAACCTCATCTATGAGAACATGGACAACAAGGTAGCCCTGATCGAGGAGCGCGGCATCCCTCATCTTGTTGAAGCTCTTAAGGATCCAGACGACGAGCTCCACAAAAACATCACTG GTATCCTGTGGAACCTTTCATCTAAAGACAACCTGAAGGAGAAACTGGCCAGGGAGACGCTTCCTGAGCTGACTGACAAGATCCTGATCCCTCTGTCTGGCGGCGGAGAGTCTGAGGCCGTCCAGACGCCCTCTGAGGCAGACATCTTCTACAACACCACAGGATGCCTCAG GAATATGAGCTCTACGAACGACAAGACCCGTCAGATGATGAGAGAAACACATGGACTGGTGGACTCTTTAGTGGACTACATCAAGACCTCCCTTGATGATAACAAGGCAGAGAACAAG GGGGTGGAAAATTCAGTTTGTGTCTTGAGGAACCTCTCCTACCAGCTCTACGCTGAGATGCCTCCATCTACTATGATGCGCCTGGAAGGCACAACCAGAGGTCAGGACTCAGGAAAGGGCGACGCCATTGGTTGCTTTACACCTCAGAGCCGGAAAGCCAAAAAT AGCAAATACCAGGATCTCTCCACTTTCACCGAGGTGGCTCGGGTGCCAAAGGGCATGGAGTGGCTGTGGCACCCACAGATAGTGGGGTTGTACAACCGTGTGCTGCGTCAGTGTGAGATCAACTCCACTACCCGCGAGGCTGCTGCCGGAGCGCTGCAGAACATCACAGCTGGAGACAGGAGG TGGGCGTCAGTGCTGAGCCTGGTGGCTCTGGAGCAGGAGCGCATGCTGCCAGTGCTGCTGGACCTCCTGCGTACCAACAATGACTTAGAGCTACGTTCTCTCACAGGCTTCCTCCGAAATCTGTCCCGCCATTCCAGGGATAAGAATGCCATGG ccacaaAGGTGGTGAACAATCTGGTGAACAAGCTGCCTGACGATGGAAAAAAGAAGGAGCCCTCCAGCGATGTGGTGATCAACATCTGTGGTGTTCTCAATAACTTGGTGACCAGCAGCACTTTAGCTGCAAGAGACATCACCTTCTTTGATGGCCTGCCAAAACTGATCGGCATCAAGAACTCACATGACAACAG cactggGAAGATAAAAGCAGCCAAAGCAGCAGCCACAGTTCTCAGCAATATGTTCCAGTACAAGAAACTGCACAAAAATTACAAAGAG AAAGGGTTTACGAGACCGGATTTTGCAGACCTGTCATTCTAA
- the pkp3a gene encoding plakophilin-3a isoform X4, with protein MRQPNTSVTTYGLPSEIHLGNGGTMSDEMARARRVQQQVQMRLAEKSTLPRQNGSAAHYAMSDYGGSSTMKYQTYNPNYSSKSFVYSGSRTMGPRISQRSGFSGHSVGPDLAQMHRISVGGGGGGGGVVGGGGGGFYHEDIRMGNYQGIARQPSRIDPETLSLHAVRQHTAQATPWMVDGSDAGSMISERDATLSRQYAQSVNNGYTSQVRQGGGTMTFTSPMRRSLSGTLSRGGGMAVGEAEVIQQPSFKGPAHRTINRITNRNRMSVGSMSGQQISSGGSTYGGGGDRVDRGFITSGVSSASQGNLMQRQGTMSRAMSVKSMQSVGRGMDIYSGQMEMGASMGNLSGINSLDMATAVQNLRELDHDLQVLGAAYIQHECYNDNDAKNEVRRLKGIGDLVRLFTCDNLEVQRYATGATRNLIYENMDNKVALIEERGIPHLVEALKDPDDELHKNITGILWNLSSKDNLKEKLARETLPELTDKILIPLSGGGESEAVQTPSEADIFYNTTGCLRNMSSTNDKTRQMMRETHGLVDSLVDYIKTSLDDNKAENKGVENSVCVLRNLSYQLYAEMPPSTMMRLEGTTRGQDSGKGDAIGCFTPQSRKAKNSKYQDLSTFTEVARVPKGMEWLWHPQIVGLYNRVLRQCEINSTTREAAAGALQNITAGDRRWASVLSLVALEQERMLPVLLDLLRTNNDLELRSLTGFLRNLSRHSRDKNAMATKVVNNLVNKLPDDGKKKEPSSDVVINICGVLNNLVTSSTLAARDITFFDGLPKLIGIKNSHDNSTGKIKAAKAAATVLSNMFQYKKLHKNYKEKGFTRPDFADLSF; from the exons ACTACGGCGGCTCTTCAACAATGAAATATCAGACCTACAACCCAAACTACAGCTCTAAATCCTTTGTGTACTCGGGCTCCAGAACAATG GGTCCACGCATATCCCAGCGGTCGGGCTTTAGCGGCCATTCTGTTGGCCCAGACCTGGCCCAGATGCACAGGATCAGTGTtggggggggtggtggtggtggaggtgttgtcggtggtggtggtggtggtttttATCATGAAGACATACGCATGGGCAACTACCAAGGAATTGCCAGGCAACCGAGCCGAATAGACCCAGAGACCCTCTCCTTGCATGCAGTGCGGCAGCACACAGCGCAGGCAACTCCCTGGATGGTGGATGGCAGCGATGCTGGCAGCATGATCTCTGAGCGTGACGCCACCCTCAGCCGCCAGTACGCTCAGAGCGTAAACAACGGCTACACCAGCCAGGTGAGGCAAGGAGGAGGAACCATGACCTTTACCTCACCCATGCGCCGATCACTTAGTGGCACACTTTCCCGCGGTGGAGGGATGGCAGTAGGAGAGGCTGAGGTCATCCAGCAACCGTCCTTCAAAGGCCCAGCCCACCGCACCATCAACAGGATTACAAACCGAAACCGGATGAGCGTCGGCTCTATGTCTGGACAGCAGATTTCCTCAGGTGGAAGCACCTATGGTGGAGGCGGGGACAGAGTGGACAGAGGGTTCATCACATCTGGAGTGTCCTCTGCTTCCCAGGGGAACCTTATGCAGCGTCAGGGCACCATGTCCCGTGCCATGTCAGTCAAAAGCATGCAGAGTGTGGGCAGGGGCATGGACATCTACAGCGGGCAGATGGAGATGGGAGCCAGCATGGGCAACCTCAGCGG AATCAATTCCTTGGACATGGCCACAGCAGTGCAAAATCTGAGAGAGCTCGACCATGATCTGCAGGTCCTTGGTGCCGCCTACATTCAACATGAGTGTTACAATGACAACGATGCCAAAAACGAG GTGCGTCGCTTGAAGGGTATTGGTGATCTGGTGAGGCTGTTTACCTGCGATAACCTGGAAGTGCAGCGGTACGCCACTGGCGCCACACGCAACCTCATCTATGAGAACATGGACAACAAGGTAGCCCTGATCGAGGAGCGCGGCATCCCTCATCTTGTTGAAGCTCTTAAGGATCCAGACGACGAGCTCCACAAAAACATCACTG GTATCCTGTGGAACCTTTCATCTAAAGACAACCTGAAGGAGAAACTGGCCAGGGAGACGCTTCCTGAGCTGACTGACAAGATCCTGATCCCTCTGTCTGGCGGCGGAGAGTCTGAGGCCGTCCAGACGCCCTCTGAGGCAGACATCTTCTACAACACCACAGGATGCCTCAG GAATATGAGCTCTACGAACGACAAGACCCGTCAGATGATGAGAGAAACACATGGACTGGTGGACTCTTTAGTGGACTACATCAAGACCTCCCTTGATGATAACAAGGCAGAGAACAAG GGGGTGGAAAATTCAGTTTGTGTCTTGAGGAACCTCTCCTACCAGCTCTACGCTGAGATGCCTCCATCTACTATGATGCGCCTGGAAGGCACAACCAGAGGTCAGGACTCAGGAAAGGGCGACGCCATTGGTTGCTTTACACCTCAGAGCCGGAAAGCCAAAAAT AGCAAATACCAGGATCTCTCCACTTTCACCGAGGTGGCTCGGGTGCCAAAGGGCATGGAGTGGCTGTGGCACCCACAGATAGTGGGGTTGTACAACCGTGTGCTGCGTCAGTGTGAGATCAACTCCACTACCCGCGAGGCTGCTGCCGGAGCGCTGCAGAACATCACAGCTGGAGACAGGAGG TGGGCGTCAGTGCTGAGCCTGGTGGCTCTGGAGCAGGAGCGCATGCTGCCAGTGCTGCTGGACCTCCTGCGTACCAACAATGACTTAGAGCTACGTTCTCTCACAGGCTTCCTCCGAAATCTGTCCCGCCATTCCAGGGATAAGAATGCCATGG ccacaaAGGTGGTGAACAATCTGGTGAACAAGCTGCCTGACGATGGAAAAAAGAAGGAGCCCTCCAGCGATGTGGTGATCAACATCTGTGGTGTTCTCAATAACTTGGTGACCAGCAGCACTTTAGCTGCAAGAGACATCACCTTCTTTGATGGCCTGCCAAAACTGATCGGCATCAAGAACTCACATGACAACAG cactggGAAGATAAAAGCAGCCAAAGCAGCAGCCACAGTTCTCAGCAATATGTTCCAGTACAAGAAACTGCACAAAAATTACAAAGAG AAAGGGTTTACGAGACCGGATTTTGCAGACCTGTCATTCTAA
- the pkp3a gene encoding plakophilin-3a isoform X2, translated as MSRYTTPERRTSTINTASMPNTSVTTYGLPSEIHLGNGGTMSDEMARARRVQQQVQMRLAEKSTLPRQNGSAAHYAMSDYGGSSTMKYQTYNPNYSSKSFVYSGSRTMGPRISQRSGFSGHSVGPDLAQMHRISVGGGGGGGGVVGGGGGGFYHEDIRMGNYQGIARQPSRIDPETLSLHAVRQHTAQATPWMVDGSDAGSMISERDATLSRQYAQSVNNGYTSQVRQGGGTMTFTSPMRRSLSGTLSRGGGMAVGEAEVIQQPSFKGPAHRTINRITNRNRMSVGSMSGQQISSGGSTYGGGGDRVDRGFITSGVSSASQGNLMQRQGTMSRAMSVKSMQSVGRGMDIYSGQMEMGASMGNLSGINSLDMATAVQNLRELDHDLQVLGAAYIQHECYNDNDAKNEVRRLKGIGDLVRLFTCDNLEVQRYATGATRNLIYENMDNKVALIEERGIPHLVEALKDPDDELHKNITGILWNLSSKDNLKEKLARETLPELTDKILIPLSGGGESEAVQTPSEADIFYNTTGCLRNMSSTNDKTRQMMRETHGLVDSLVDYIKTSLDDNKAENKGVENSVCVLRNLSYQLYAEMPPSTMMRLEGTTRGQDSGKGDAIGCFTPQSRKAKNSKYQDLSTFTEVARVPKGMEWLWHPQIVGLYNRVLRQCEINSTTREAAAGALQNITAGDRRWASVLSLVALEQERMLPVLLDLLRTNNDLELRSLTGFLRNLSRHSRDKNAMATKVVNNLVNKLPDDGKKKEPSSDVVINICGVLNNLVTSSTLAARDITFFDGLPKLIGIKNSHDNSTGKIKAAKAAATVLSNMFQYKKLHKNYKEKGFTRPDFADLSF; from the exons ACTACGGCGGCTCTTCAACAATGAAATATCAGACCTACAACCCAAACTACAGCTCTAAATCCTTTGTGTACTCGGGCTCCAGAACAATG GGTCCACGCATATCCCAGCGGTCGGGCTTTAGCGGCCATTCTGTTGGCCCAGACCTGGCCCAGATGCACAGGATCAGTGTtggggggggtggtggtggtggaggtgttgtcggtggtggtggtggtggtttttATCATGAAGACATACGCATGGGCAACTACCAAGGAATTGCCAGGCAACCGAGCCGAATAGACCCAGAGACCCTCTCCTTGCATGCAGTGCGGCAGCACACAGCGCAGGCAACTCCCTGGATGGTGGATGGCAGCGATGCTGGCAGCATGATCTCTGAGCGTGACGCCACCCTCAGCCGCCAGTACGCTCAGAGCGTAAACAACGGCTACACCAGCCAGGTGAGGCAAGGAGGAGGAACCATGACCTTTACCTCACCCATGCGCCGATCACTTAGTGGCACACTTTCCCGCGGTGGAGGGATGGCAGTAGGAGAGGCTGAGGTCATCCAGCAACCGTCCTTCAAAGGCCCAGCCCACCGCACCATCAACAGGATTACAAACCGAAACCGGATGAGCGTCGGCTCTATGTCTGGACAGCAGATTTCCTCAGGTGGAAGCACCTATGGTGGAGGCGGGGACAGAGTGGACAGAGGGTTCATCACATCTGGAGTGTCCTCTGCTTCCCAGGGGAACCTTATGCAGCGTCAGGGCACCATGTCCCGTGCCATGTCAGTCAAAAGCATGCAGAGTGTGGGCAGGGGCATGGACATCTACAGCGGGCAGATGGAGATGGGAGCCAGCATGGGCAACCTCAGCGG AATCAATTCCTTGGACATGGCCACAGCAGTGCAAAATCTGAGAGAGCTCGACCATGATCTGCAGGTCCTTGGTGCCGCCTACATTCAACATGAGTGTTACAATGACAACGATGCCAAAAACGAG GTGCGTCGCTTGAAGGGTATTGGTGATCTGGTGAGGCTGTTTACCTGCGATAACCTGGAAGTGCAGCGGTACGCCACTGGCGCCACACGCAACCTCATCTATGAGAACATGGACAACAAGGTAGCCCTGATCGAGGAGCGCGGCATCCCTCATCTTGTTGAAGCTCTTAAGGATCCAGACGACGAGCTCCACAAAAACATCACTG GTATCCTGTGGAACCTTTCATCTAAAGACAACCTGAAGGAGAAACTGGCCAGGGAGACGCTTCCTGAGCTGACTGACAAGATCCTGATCCCTCTGTCTGGCGGCGGAGAGTCTGAGGCCGTCCAGACGCCCTCTGAGGCAGACATCTTCTACAACACCACAGGATGCCTCAG GAATATGAGCTCTACGAACGACAAGACCCGTCAGATGATGAGAGAAACACATGGACTGGTGGACTCTTTAGTGGACTACATCAAGACCTCCCTTGATGATAACAAGGCAGAGAACAAG GGGGTGGAAAATTCAGTTTGTGTCTTGAGGAACCTCTCCTACCAGCTCTACGCTGAGATGCCTCCATCTACTATGATGCGCCTGGAAGGCACAACCAGAGGTCAGGACTCAGGAAAGGGCGACGCCATTGGTTGCTTTACACCTCAGAGCCGGAAAGCCAAAAAT AGCAAATACCAGGATCTCTCCACTTTCACCGAGGTGGCTCGGGTGCCAAAGGGCATGGAGTGGCTGTGGCACCCACAGATAGTGGGGTTGTACAACCGTGTGCTGCGTCAGTGTGAGATCAACTCCACTACCCGCGAGGCTGCTGCCGGAGCGCTGCAGAACATCACAGCTGGAGACAGGAGG TGGGCGTCAGTGCTGAGCCTGGTGGCTCTGGAGCAGGAGCGCATGCTGCCAGTGCTGCTGGACCTCCTGCGTACCAACAATGACTTAGAGCTACGTTCTCTCACAGGCTTCCTCCGAAATCTGTCCCGCCATTCCAGGGATAAGAATGCCATGG ccacaaAGGTGGTGAACAATCTGGTGAACAAGCTGCCTGACGATGGAAAAAAGAAGGAGCCCTCCAGCGATGTGGTGATCAACATCTGTGGTGTTCTCAATAACTTGGTGACCAGCAGCACTTTAGCTGCAAGAGACATCACCTTCTTTGATGGCCTGCCAAAACTGATCGGCATCAAGAACTCACATGACAACAG cactggGAAGATAAAAGCAGCCAAAGCAGCAGCCACAGTTCTCAGCAATATGTTCCAGTACAAGAAACTGCACAAAAATTACAAAGAG AAAGGGTTTACGAGACCGGATTTTGCAGACCTGTCATTCTAA
- the pkp3a gene encoding plakophilin-3a isoform X3, protein MSVASESVFLSALQPNTSVTTYGLPSEIHLGNGGTMSDEMARARRVQQQVQMRLAEKSTLPRQNGSAAHYAMSDYGGSSTMKYQTYNPNYSSKSFVYSGSRTMGPRISQRSGFSGHSVGPDLAQMHRISVGGGGGGGGVVGGGGGGFYHEDIRMGNYQGIARQPSRIDPETLSLHAVRQHTAQATPWMVDGSDAGSMISERDATLSRQYAQSVNNGYTSQVRQGGGTMTFTSPMRRSLSGTLSRGGGMAVGEAEVIQQPSFKGPAHRTINRITNRNRMSVGSMSGQQISSGGSTYGGGGDRVDRGFITSGVSSASQGNLMQRQGTMSRAMSVKSMQSVGRGMDIYSGQMEMGASMGNLSGINSLDMATAVQNLRELDHDLQVLGAAYIQHECYNDNDAKNEVRRLKGIGDLVRLFTCDNLEVQRYATGATRNLIYENMDNKVALIEERGIPHLVEALKDPDDELHKNITGILWNLSSKDNLKEKLARETLPELTDKILIPLSGGGESEAVQTPSEADIFYNTTGCLRNMSSTNDKTRQMMRETHGLVDSLVDYIKTSLDDNKAENKGVENSVCVLRNLSYQLYAEMPPSTMMRLEGTTRGQDSGKGDAIGCFTPQSRKAKNSKYQDLSTFTEVARVPKGMEWLWHPQIVGLYNRVLRQCEINSTTREAAAGALQNITAGDRRWASVLSLVALEQERMLPVLLDLLRTNNDLELRSLTGFLRNLSRHSRDKNAMATKVVNNLVNKLPDDGKKKEPSSDVVINICGVLNNLVTSSTLAARDITFFDGLPKLIGIKNSHDNSTGKIKAAKAAATVLSNMFQYKKLHKNYKEKGFTRPDFADLSF, encoded by the exons ACTACGGCGGCTCTTCAACAATGAAATATCAGACCTACAACCCAAACTACAGCTCTAAATCCTTTGTGTACTCGGGCTCCAGAACAATG GGTCCACGCATATCCCAGCGGTCGGGCTTTAGCGGCCATTCTGTTGGCCCAGACCTGGCCCAGATGCACAGGATCAGTGTtggggggggtggtggtggtggaggtgttgtcggtggtggtggtggtggtttttATCATGAAGACATACGCATGGGCAACTACCAAGGAATTGCCAGGCAACCGAGCCGAATAGACCCAGAGACCCTCTCCTTGCATGCAGTGCGGCAGCACACAGCGCAGGCAACTCCCTGGATGGTGGATGGCAGCGATGCTGGCAGCATGATCTCTGAGCGTGACGCCACCCTCAGCCGCCAGTACGCTCAGAGCGTAAACAACGGCTACACCAGCCAGGTGAGGCAAGGAGGAGGAACCATGACCTTTACCTCACCCATGCGCCGATCACTTAGTGGCACACTTTCCCGCGGTGGAGGGATGGCAGTAGGAGAGGCTGAGGTCATCCAGCAACCGTCCTTCAAAGGCCCAGCCCACCGCACCATCAACAGGATTACAAACCGAAACCGGATGAGCGTCGGCTCTATGTCTGGACAGCAGATTTCCTCAGGTGGAAGCACCTATGGTGGAGGCGGGGACAGAGTGGACAGAGGGTTCATCACATCTGGAGTGTCCTCTGCTTCCCAGGGGAACCTTATGCAGCGTCAGGGCACCATGTCCCGTGCCATGTCAGTCAAAAGCATGCAGAGTGTGGGCAGGGGCATGGACATCTACAGCGGGCAGATGGAGATGGGAGCCAGCATGGGCAACCTCAGCGG AATCAATTCCTTGGACATGGCCACAGCAGTGCAAAATCTGAGAGAGCTCGACCATGATCTGCAGGTCCTTGGTGCCGCCTACATTCAACATGAGTGTTACAATGACAACGATGCCAAAAACGAG GTGCGTCGCTTGAAGGGTATTGGTGATCTGGTGAGGCTGTTTACCTGCGATAACCTGGAAGTGCAGCGGTACGCCACTGGCGCCACACGCAACCTCATCTATGAGAACATGGACAACAAGGTAGCCCTGATCGAGGAGCGCGGCATCCCTCATCTTGTTGAAGCTCTTAAGGATCCAGACGACGAGCTCCACAAAAACATCACTG GTATCCTGTGGAACCTTTCATCTAAAGACAACCTGAAGGAGAAACTGGCCAGGGAGACGCTTCCTGAGCTGACTGACAAGATCCTGATCCCTCTGTCTGGCGGCGGAGAGTCTGAGGCCGTCCAGACGCCCTCTGAGGCAGACATCTTCTACAACACCACAGGATGCCTCAG GAATATGAGCTCTACGAACGACAAGACCCGTCAGATGATGAGAGAAACACATGGACTGGTGGACTCTTTAGTGGACTACATCAAGACCTCCCTTGATGATAACAAGGCAGAGAACAAG GGGGTGGAAAATTCAGTTTGTGTCTTGAGGAACCTCTCCTACCAGCTCTACGCTGAGATGCCTCCATCTACTATGATGCGCCTGGAAGGCACAACCAGAGGTCAGGACTCAGGAAAGGGCGACGCCATTGGTTGCTTTACACCTCAGAGCCGGAAAGCCAAAAAT AGCAAATACCAGGATCTCTCCACTTTCACCGAGGTGGCTCGGGTGCCAAAGGGCATGGAGTGGCTGTGGCACCCACAGATAGTGGGGTTGTACAACCGTGTGCTGCGTCAGTGTGAGATCAACTCCACTACCCGCGAGGCTGCTGCCGGAGCGCTGCAGAACATCACAGCTGGAGACAGGAGG TGGGCGTCAGTGCTGAGCCTGGTGGCTCTGGAGCAGGAGCGCATGCTGCCAGTGCTGCTGGACCTCCTGCGTACCAACAATGACTTAGAGCTACGTTCTCTCACAGGCTTCCTCCGAAATCTGTCCCGCCATTCCAGGGATAAGAATGCCATGG ccacaaAGGTGGTGAACAATCTGGTGAACAAGCTGCCTGACGATGGAAAAAAGAAGGAGCCCTCCAGCGATGTGGTGATCAACATCTGTGGTGTTCTCAATAACTTGGTGACCAGCAGCACTTTAGCTGCAAGAGACATCACCTTCTTTGATGGCCTGCCAAAACTGATCGGCATCAAGAACTCACATGACAACAG cactggGAAGATAAAAGCAGCCAAAGCAGCAGCCACAGTTCTCAGCAATATGTTCCAGTACAAGAAACTGCACAAAAATTACAAAGAG AAAGGGTTTACGAGACCGGATTTTGCAGACCTGTCATTCTAA